One genomic window of bacterium includes the following:
- the mqnC gene encoding cyclic dehypoxanthinyl futalosine synthase, whose product MALNGERLNFNEGIKLFQEKDILKIGKVANEIRFLAHSDNIVTYIIDRNINYTNVCVSKCKFCAFSRDIESKDAYFLKWDELKNKIEETVKLGGTQILLQGGLHPGFKIEYYEMMLRKIKNTFPEIHIHGFSPPEIMHFATKSRLSINIIINRLKDAGLDSIPGGGAEILVDEVRQQISPNKYSSTQWLEIMQTAHKLGMKTTATMMFGHIESIEDRVSHLLKIRDLQDETDGFTAFIPWTYQPQNTILGGNGVGGYEYLKTLAISRIMLDNFKNIQSSWVTQGPKIGQIALTFGANDMGSTMLEENVVRAAGAEYRLTTQDIINLIKDAGFIARQRDTFYNLIESKE is encoded by the coding sequence ATGGCCTTAAACGGCGAGAGGCTAAATTTTAACGAAGGTATAAAGCTTTTTCAAGAAAAGGATATTTTAAAGATTGGTAAAGTAGCAAACGAAATTCGATTTTTGGCTCATTCGGATAACATTGTAACTTACATCATAGACCGCAATATAAATTATACCAATGTTTGTGTTTCAAAATGTAAATTTTGTGCCTTTTCCAGGGATATTGAAAGTAAAGATGCCTATTTTTTAAAATGGGATGAGTTAAAGAATAAGATAGAAGAAACAGTTAAGTTAGGAGGGACTCAGATTCTACTTCAAGGAGGACTGCATCCGGGATTTAAAATTGAGTATTATGAAATGATGTTGCGTAAGATTAAAAACACCTTTCCTGAGATACATATCCATGGATTTTCGCCGCCAGAAATTATGCATTTTGCTACAAAATCAAGACTTAGTATTAATATTATTATAAATCGGTTAAAAGATGCTGGATTAGATTCAATTCCTGGAGGTGGGGCTGAGATTTTAGTTGATGAAGTCCGCCAGCAAATAAGTCCAAATAAATACAGTTCAACTCAATGGTTAGAAATTATGCAAACTGCCCATAAACTTGGAATGAAAACTACCGCCACAATGATGTTTGGACATATTGAATCAATTGAGGATAGAGTTAGTCATTTATTGAAGATACGAGATTTACAGGATGAAACTGATGGATTTACAGCATTTATTCCCTGGACATATCAACCGCAAAATACTATTTTGGGAGGAAATGGGGTAGGGGGATATGAATATTTAAAAACACTTGCAATATCAAGAATTATGTTAGATAACTTCAAGAACATTCAAAGTTCTTGGGTGACACAAGGACCTAAAATAGGACAAATAGCCTTGACATTTGGAGCAAACGATATGGGTAGCACAATGTTAGAAGAAAATGTCGTTAGAGCCGCTGGTGCTGAATATCGATTGACTACTCAGGATATAATTAATTTAATAAAAGATGCCGGATTTATCGCAAGACAACGAGATACTTTTTATAATTTAATAGAGAGTAAAGAGTAA
- a CDS encoding menaquinone biosynthesis protein, producing the protein MKIGVTPFLNVKPLIYKLELDKSVELIYKYPSKLSKLLKEGKIDVGIIPTIDYFRGIGKFVIPNISISSYEKVESVKLFYKNEISGIKTVAVDKNSSTSVALLRIILSEIYSIFPEFKEVSNDNLMDILKKNEATLLIGDQALMLSDKNIDLGEQWYKLTELPFVYAFWVIREGMEDYEEVVRVLTESKEFGMRNLEKIVNIESKRLSLNKKFINNYLRQLIRYNLLRPEIKGILKFINYAIKYKLIEKEREIEFCTLSNFRYGLKRREAKF; encoded by the coding sequence ATGAAGATAGGTGTAACACCTTTTTTAAATGTTAAACCACTGATATACAAATTAGAATTAGATAAATCGGTGGAATTAATTTATAAATATCCATCTAAACTATCTAAGTTATTAAAAGAAGGGAAGATAGATGTAGGAATAATTCCGACGATTGATTATTTTCGTGGAATTGGTAAATTTGTCATTCCAAATATTTCCATTTCTTCTTATGAGAAGGTAGAAAGTGTAAAATTATTCTATAAAAATGAAATTTCGGGAATCAAAACAGTAGCGGTAGATAAAAATTCGTCAACATCAGTTGCATTATTAAGGATTATTCTGAGTGAAATATACTCAATTTTTCCAGAATTTAAAGAAGTTAGTAATGATAACTTAATGGATATTTTAAAGAAAAATGAAGCAACTCTTTTAATTGGAGACCAGGCATTAATGTTGTCTGATAAAAATATAGACCTGGGAGAACAATGGTATAAATTGACTGAATTACCATTTGTTTATGCTTTTTGGGTCATAAGAGAGGGGATGGAAGATTATGAGGAAGTAGTTAGAGTTCTTACAGAAAGTAAAGAATTTGGGATGAGAAATTTAGAGAAAATAGTTAATATTGAATCAAAAAGACTCTCACTAAATAAAAAATTTATAAATAATTATTTAAGACAACTTATTAGGTATAATCTTCTAAGACCAGAAATAAAAGGAATTTTAAAATTTATTAATTATGCGATTAAATATAAACTTATAGAAAAGGAGCGCGAGATTGAATTCTGCACTCTTTCAAATTTTAGATATGGCCTTAAACGGCGAGAGGCTAAATTTTAA